A window of the Fusarium fujikuroi IMI 58289 draft genome, chromosome FFUJ_chr09 genome harbors these coding sequences:
- a CDS encoding probable branching enzyme (be1), translating into MAAIAENSSNSLDPNHSGGAAGDIPNDGTGVVKLDPWLEPFSEALRRRFSKTQDWIKTINDTEGGLEKFSRGAEKFGFNVDADNNIIYREWAPNATAAFLIGDFNNWDRNAHPMAKNDFGVFEITISAQGGQPAIPHLSKVKISLNLPNGEHVDRLPAWIKYVTQDLSVSPAYDAHFWNPPASETYKFKNARPKKPASVRVYEAHVGISSPDQRVATYKEFTKNMLPRIKNLGYNVIQLMAVMEHAYYASFGYQINNFFAASSRYGTPEDLKELIDTAHGLGITMLLDVVHSHASKNVLDGINEFDGTDHHYFHGGGKGRHDQWDSRLFNYGHHEVMRFLLSNLRFWMDEYQFDGFRFDGVTSMLYVHHGMGTGFSGGYHEYFGADVDEEAVVYMMLANEMLHALYPEVITIAEDVSGMPALCLPLSLGGKELKDDEWDIGNICHTLTNRRHGEKTIAYAESHDQALVGDKTLMMHLCDAEMYTNMSTLSPLTPVIDRGMALHKMIRLVTHGLGGEGYLNFEGNEFGHPEWLDFPREGNNNSFWYARRQLNLTDDPLLRYKFLDHFDRLMNQTEAKYGWLHAPQAYISLKHEGDKVIVFERGGLVFIFNFHPTNSFSDYRIGIDVAGTYRVVLNTDSKDVGGHNRVDENTRFFTTPMEWNNRNNWTHIYIPCRTALVLALESTISQQS; encoded by the exons ATGGCCGCAATTGCTGAAAACTCGTCCAATTCCTTGGACCCCAATCACTCTGGCGGTGCTGCGGGTGACATCCCCAACGACGGTACTG GCGTTGTGAAGCTCGATCCTTGGCTGGAGCCCTTCAGCGAAGCCCTCAGAAGACGCTTTTCTAAAACTCAAGATTggatcaagaccatcaacgaCACCGAAGGTGGCCTTGAGAAGTTCAGCAGG GGCGCTGAGAAATTTGGCTTCAACGTCGATGCTGATAACAACATTATCTACCGTGAATGGGCGCCTAATGCCACTGCCGCGTTCCTGATCGGCGACTTCA ATAACTGGGACCGCAATGCTCATCCCATGGCCAAGAACGATTTCGGCGTCTTCGAAATTACAATTTCTGCCCAAGGTGGACAGCCTGCCATTCCTCATCTTTCCAAAGTCAAG ATCTCGCTCAACTTGCCCAATGGTGAGCATGTTGATCGACTCCCGGCTTGGATCAAGTACGTGACACAGGATTTGTCTGTGTCTCCCGCATACGATGCTCACTTCTGGAATCCTCCAGCCTCCGAGACATACAAGTTCAAAAACGCCCGGCCCAAGAAGCCTGCAAGTGTTCGTGTGTATGAGGCGCATGTCGGAATTTCCAGCCCTGACCAACGGGTTGCGACTTACAAGGAGTTTACCAAGAACATGCTTCCACGAATTAAGAACCTAGGTTACAATGTGATTCAACTGATGGCTGTGATGGAACATGCGTACTATGCCAGCTTTGGCTATCAaatcaacaacttcttcgCTGCTAGCAGTCGATACGGTACTCCCGAGGACCTCAAGGAGCTCATTGATACCGCACACGGCCTCGGAATTACCATGCTACTCGATGTTGTTCACAGCCACGCTTCCAAGAACGTGCTCGATGGCATCAACGAGTTTGATGGTACCGATCACCATTACTTTCATGGTGGCGGCAAGGGCCGACACGATCAATGGGATAGCCGGCTTTTCAACTACGGCCACCATGAGGTGATGCGGTTCTTGCTTAGCAACTTGCGTTTTTGGATGGACGAGTACCAATTCGACGGTTTTCGATTTGACGGAGTTACCAGCATGCTATATGTTCATCATGGCATGGGCAC GGGCTTTTCCGGTGGCTATCATGAGTACTTCGGCGCAGATGTTGACGAGGAGGCTGTTGTTTATATGATGCTTGCAAATGAAATGCTGCATGCACTCTACCCAGAGGTCATCACCATTGCTGAAGATGTCTCTGGTATGCCGGCACTTTGCCTGCCACTTTCTCTTGGTGGC AAAGAActcaaggatgatgaatggGACATTGGCAACATCTGCCATACGCTTACCAACCGTCGACACGGCGAGAAGACTATCGCCTATGCTGAGAGCCACGACCAGGC GCTTGTTGGTGACAAAACACTCATGATGCATCTATGTGACGCTGAAATGTACACCAACATGTCTACTCTGTCGCCCCTGACTCCTGTCATTGATCGTGGTATGGCACTCCACAAGATGATTCGACTTGTGACACATGGCCTCGGAGGAGAGGGATATCTGAACTTTGAGGGTAACGAGTTTGGTCACCCCGAGTGGCTCGACTTCCCGCGTGAGGGCAACAACAACTCATTCTGGTATGCTCGGCGACAGCTCAACCTTACGGATGACCCCTTGCTCCGATACAAGTTCCTGGATCACTTTGACCGCTTGATGAACCAGACTGAGGCCAAATATGGTTGGCTCCACGCGCCACAGGCGTATATCTCATTGAAACATGAAGGTGACAAGGTCATTGTGTTTGAGCGCGGTGGTCTGGTCTTTATCTTTAACTTCCACCcaaccaacagcttcagCGACTACCGTATCGGAATTGATGTCGCAGGAACTTACCGTGTCGTTCTCAACACAGATAGCAAGGATGTTGGTGGTCACAACCGTGTCGATGAGAACACCCGATTCTTCACTACCCCTATGGAATGGAACAACAGGAACAACTGGACTCATATCTATATTCCCTGCCGAACTGCTTTG GTTTTGGCTCTTGAGTCCACAATTTCCCAGCAGTCCTGA
- a CDS encoding related to MCX1 protein — protein MMPFVRALPNARCCLCHLSRCVTRPVPTTTRCLSSSNSRLRQQYRYISGSSIASRRNNDFNSGFSSSYDPSIDAGRGPMFNKTNFGVPQFYPRDLKKRVDDYVVGQDRAKKTICATIFNHYQNLRRRHQHEHEDRNRRDKVMRQRFARDRELHQKRREMHPVEGQRVHGSIPGRYAADTLKDEFPGHNESVRALHDNHEFDDDPMDHLYVAEDTTVPDHVKIDKSNLLLVGPTGVGKTYILETLSKKINVPFSICDCNSFTQAGYIGQDVETCVERLLIEANYDIKATEHGIIVLDEFDKIARRETTTGRDVGGEGVQQALLKLVEGTKITINVKDNRSSRSTPPITTNYSASGPSSSTPQATPPGGKVDQYTIDTTNILFVFCGAFVGLDKAVLKRVARPTMGFGGELRGRSSMPGNKQTLPAETYMHLPHHNPQSASSFTPLDLTTPADLQSFGFIPELIGRLHNICALSPLSQEDLLRILTEPKNSLVAQYTALFETYPSRLFFTEKSLHAIAERAAASETGARGLKMEMERVLAEPMFDAPMPYVLITEACVKGTEKAGYWGKDGRFEVDRRMQAEEMNPAIGEPENTFEKYREAGQSGG, from the exons ATGATGCCCTTCGTAAGGGCGCTCCCTAACGCTCGTTGCTGTCTTTGCCATCTCTCGCGCTGTGTCACACGGCCGGTGCCTACTACAACACGTTGCCTATCCTCTTCCAATTCTCGATTACGACAACAATACCGCTATATCTCAGGCTCCTCTATAGCTTCACGGCGCAACAACGACTTCAATTCAGGCTTCAGCAGCAGCTATGACCCATCAATCGATGCGGGGCGCGGCCCCATGTtcaacaagaccaacttTGGCGTACCGCAGTTCTACCCACGCGATCTCAAGAAAAGAGTGGACGACTACGTCGTTGGCCAGGACCGGGCTAAGAAGACAATATGCGcaaccatcttcaaccactACCAGAATCTACGGCGAAGACACCAACATGAGCACGAAGACCGGAACAGACGGGACAAGGTAATGCGCCAGAGGTTTGCGAGAGACAGAGAACTGCATCAGAAGCGTCGTGAGATGCACCCTGTCGAAGGTCAGCGTGTACATGGTTCTATCCCTGGGCGCTACGCTGCTGATACTCTTAAAGATGAGTTCCCGGGCCATAATGAGTCGGTCCGTGCGCTTCACGATAACCACGAATTCGATGACGACCCAATGGACCATCTCTATGTTGCAGAGGATACAACAGTTCCCGACCACGTCAAGATAGACAAGAGTAACCTCCTTCTGGTCGGCCCCACGGGCGTTGGCAAGACCTACATACTAGA AACACTAAGCAAAAAGATAAACGTACCCTTCTCTATCTGTGACTGCAACTCCTTCACTCAGGCTGGATACATAGGACAGGACGTTGAGACCTGCGTTGAGCGGCTCCTTATCGAAGCCAACTATGACATCAAGGCAACAGAGCACGGTATTATTGTTCTAGATGAATTCGACAAGATTGCAAGGCGCGAAACGACTACTGGTCGGGATGTTGGGGGCGAGGGTGTTCAGCAGGCGCTGCTGAAGCTCGTTGAGGGAACAAAAATCACCATCAATGTCAAGGACAACCGCTCATCCCGATCTACGCCACCTATCACAACGAACTACAGCGCATCTgggccatcttcctcgactcCTCAGGCGACTCCTCCAGGTGGCAAGGTTGACCAGTATACTATTGACACTACTAACATCCTCTTTGTGTTCTGCGGCGCCTTCGTCGGGCTAGACAAGGCGGTCCTAAAGAGGGTCGCAAGACCGACGATGGGGTTCGGCGGAGAACTTAGGGGACGCTCCTCCATGCCTGGCAACAAGCAAACCCTGCCGGCAGAAACATATATGCATTTGCCTCACCACAACCCTCAATCAGCTTCATCGTTCACGCCGTTGGATCTCACCACTCCTGCTGATCTACAAAGCTTCGGTTTCATACCCGAGCTGATAGGGCGCCTACACAATATCTGTGCTCTTAGCCCGctttctcaagaagatcttttACGTATTCTAACTGAACCCAAAAACAGCCTTGTTGCTCAGTATACCGCTCTTTTCGAGACGTACCCTTCGCGGTTATTCTTCACAGAGAAATCCTTACATGCTATCGCGGAGCGAGCTGCTGCTTCAGAAACAGGGGCCCGAGGtctcaagatggagatggaacgTGTCCTAGCAGAGCCCATGTTTGATGCTCCGATGCCTTATGTACTCATCACCGAGGCATGCGTAAAGGGGACGGAGAAAGCAGGATACTGGGGCAAAGACGGCCGGTTTGAGGTGGACAGAAGAATGCAGGCAGAAGAGATGAACCCAGCCATAGGGGAACCCGAGAACACATTTGAAAAgtatcgagaagctggacAGAGCGGTGGCTAA
- a CDS encoding probable cytochrome-c oxidase chain V precursor produces MLRTSASNLLRKSLVLRTPALASRAASTHAISNPTLANIEKRWEGMPLQEQAELWMALRDRMQSNWTELTLQEKKAAYWIAFGPHGPRAVDPPGTGARVAWGVFIGLAASVALFGAVRVVAKPAPYTMTQEYQEETNEFLKNQKSDPFTGITSPGYAGKGMVQSPPKGN; encoded by the exons ATGCTGCGCACATCAGCCTCCAACCTGCTGCGCAAGAGCCTGGTGCTGCGCACTCCCGCCCTGGCCTCCCGAGCTGCCTCGACTCACGCCATCTCTAACCCGACCCTCGCCAACATTGAGAAGCGATGGGAGGGCATGCCTCTCCAAGAGCAAGCCGAGCTCTGGATGGCTCTGCGTGACCGCATGCAGTCCAACTGGACCGAGCTGACCCTCCAGGAGAAGAAAGCTG CTTACTGGATTGCCTTCGGCCCTCACGGTCCCCGCGCTGTCGACCCCCCTGGAACCGGTGCCCGCGTCGCCTGGGGTGTCTTCATTGGTCTCGCCGCCAGTGTCGCTCTCTTCGGTGCTGTCCGTGTTGTCGCCAAACCCGCTCCTTACACCATGACCCAGGAGTACCAGGAGGAGACCAACGAGTTCCTCAAG AACCAAAAATCCGATCCTTTCACCGGTATCACCTCTCCTGGTTATGCTGGCAAGGGTATGGTCCAGTCTCCCCCCAAGGGTAACTAA